One genomic window of Arachis stenosperma cultivar V10309 chromosome 10, arast.V10309.gnm1.PFL2, whole genome shotgun sequence includes the following:
- the LOC130954940 gene encoding E3 ubiquitin-protein ligase MBR2 — protein MQGQRRTTGSFPAIVGMMQGPNSSGTDMNHQSSLNHVQSTVDFRLSDYRGSTGETACLRATGPNVQSFSGWNTGEPSSRLNLINQVNDEGLKSEHGPSSSCSATAEDGLRTEERSFESNNMIFPVSSNTNLHGNHSRIQPSFLRGSSSSHITQNGNLDMEHTAQAANRGKGIAASSSVNHNDSGGYDREQTAFSSASYNRHTGTSSENPGFMTWGNSGSSSSALVNWGSSCKRKALEGSSGQLCTGGSSNSLLQSENGCWPTNPVDLNVSSSLNVSMPLEDVPVTLPPLQLNLRSEVSQGATDAFPLINVPENVERPLRNFDRRMAHVQHQESIPLNLPSTVSSRHHNHSSPHQIPGSHSFNDSLELRLTPGVNAANSGAPQNQSPPLNMPPFPWNRASNPRGARSSTSHNSVERVVQEDFNIRIFPRESSGHPTNVPAPTVHETTPWRTSSANANNSGGVPTTSWMGSSSNIVPLPNPSWIVNPEVPTDNLQRLSEFSPWSLFPSISSASSVQNGHSAPSSSGSSSITQGSRNNQPYLRAALLMERRGGDVLSTPRALTVDNEGRRRLISEIRQVLIAMRRGDNLRAEDYMLFDPFIYHGMAELHDRHREMRLDVDNMSYEELLALEERIGDVSTGLSEDVILKSMKQQIYMSVMAESSTDLEPCCICQEDYTEGENVGSLDCGHEFHSNCIKQWLMQKNLCPICKTTGLAT, from the exons ATGCAAGGTCAAAGAAGGACAACTGGATCATTCCCTGCTATTGTTGGTATGATGCAAGGGCCTAACTCGAGCGGCACTGATATGAATCATCAGTCTTCCTTGAATCATGTGCAAAGTACCGTAGATTTCCGGTTGTCAGATTATAGAGGGTCCACTGGCGAGACTGCTTGTTTACGAGCTACTGGTCCTAACGTACAGAGTTTTAGTGGCTGGAATACTGGTGAACCGAGTTCTAGACTGAATCTGATCAACCAAGTCAATGATGAAGGTCTAAAATCTGAACATGGTCCATCTTCATCATGTAGTGCTACTGCCGAGGATGGTCTCAGAACAGAGGAAAGGTCATTTGAATCAAATAATATGATTTTTCCAGTTAGTTCAAATACTAATCTACATGGAAATCATTCTAGAATTCAGCCTTCTTTTTTGCGAGGATCCAGCTCCAGTCATATAACCCAGAATGGTAATCTAGATATGGAGCACACAGCACAAGCTGCTAACCGTGGGAAAGGCATAGCAGCAAGTAGCAGTGTGAATCACAATGATAGTggtggatatgatagagagcAAACAGCATTCAGCAGTGCTTCATATAATCGTCATACTGGAACTTCATCCGAAAACCCTGGATTCATGACTTGGGGAAATAGTGGCAGTTCAAGTTCCGCTTTAGTTAATTGGGGTTCTTCCTGCAAGAGAAAGGCCCTTGAAGGTAGTTCTGGTCAACTGTGTACTGGAGGAAGCTCAAACTCTCTTTTACAATCCGAAAATGGATGTTGGCCCACTAATCCTGTTGATCTTAATGTTTCAAGCAGTTTAAATGTTTCAATGCCCTTAGAGGATGTTCCTGTCACTCTTCCTCCATTACAGCTGAACTTGAGAAGTGAAGTGAGCCAAGGAGCAACTGATGCATTTCCCTTAATAAATGTCCCAGAAAATGTGGAAAGGCCTCTCAGAAACTTTGATAGGAGAATGGCCCATGTACAGCATCAGGAATCTATACCTCTCAATTTACCATCAACAGTGAGTTCTAGGCATCATAATCATTCTTCTCCCCATCAAATACCTGGCTCCCACTCATTTAATGATTCTTTGGAATTGAGGTTAACGCCTGGAGTAAATGCTGCTAATTCTGGTGCTCCTCAGAACCAGTCACCTCCCCTTAACATGCCTCCTTTTCCTTGGAATAGAGCTTCTAACCCTAGAGGGGCTAGATCTTCAACTTCTCATAACTCTGTAGAAAGAGTCGTACAGGAAGATTTTAATATAAGAATTTTTCCAAGAGAGAGTTCTGGGCACCCGACGAATGTACCTGCACCCACAGTACATGAAACAACACCATGGCGTACATCCTCTGCTAATGCAAACAATTCTGGAGGTGTACCTACTACATCTTGGATGGGATCTAGTTCAAACATCGTTCCATTACCTAATCCCAGCTGGATTGTTAACCCTGAAGTCCCTACAGATAATCTGCAAAGATTGTCAGAGTTCAGTCCTTGGTCTCTTTTTCCATCAATTAGCTCAGCATCCAGTGTTCAGAATGGTCATTCTGCTCCATCCTCTTCAGGATCTTCTTCTATTACTCAGGGGTCCCGCAACAATCAACCATATCTAAGAGCAGCATTGTTGATGGAAAGGAGGGGTGGCGATGTACTCTCTACTCCGCGAGCATTAACCGTTGACAATGAGGGAAGACGCCGACTAATATCTGAG ATTCGCCAAGTCTTGATTGCAATGCGGAGGGGTGATAACTTAAGGGCTGAG GATTATATGCTTTTTGACCCTTTCATATATCATGGGATGGCTGAACTGCATGACAGGCACAGAGAAATGCGCCTTGATGTTGATAACATGTCTTATGAG GAATTGTTGGCATTGGAGGAGCGAATTGGAGATGTCAGCACTGGATTGAGCGAGGATGTCATTTTGAAGTCGATGAAACAGCAAATATACATGTCTGTTATGGCGGAGTCTTCTACAGATCTTGAGCCTTGTTGTATCTGTCAG GAGGATTATACTGAAGGAGAGAATGTTGGCTCGCTAGATTGTGGACATGAATTTCACAGTAATTGCATCAAGCAATGGCTAATGCAGAAGAACCTTTGCCCCATTTGCAAAACAACAGGCTTAGCTACATGA